One genomic segment of Helianthus annuus cultivar XRQ/B chromosome 14, HanXRQr2.0-SUNRISE, whole genome shotgun sequence includes these proteins:
- the LOC110909241 gene encoding mannitol dehydrogenase-like, with protein sequence MTTSPESEHPIKAYGYAARDTSGLLSPLTFSRRATGEKDVRFKVLYCGICHSDLHVVKNEWGFTKYPITPGHEIVGVVTEVGSKVEKFKIGDKVGVGCLVGSCRSCQGCVTDYEQYCPKNVATYGTPSYDGTQTYGGYSDHMVADEHFVLRWPENLPLDAGAPLLCAGITTYSPLRYFGLDKPGTKVGVVGLGGLGHVAVKMAKAFGAEVTVFSTTPAKEKEAIEGLKADHFINSKDEHQMQAARGTLDGIIDTVSGNHPIAPLLNALTPHGKLVLVGLPEKPLDVSAFSLIMGRKTLAGSSIGGLKETQEMLDFAAKHGITADIEIIPIDYVNTAMERLVKSDVRYRFVIDVANSIKAEKVDS encoded by the exons ATGACCACCTCACCGGAATCCGAGCATCCGATCAAGGCCTATGGTTATGCTGCTCGTGACACTTCTGGATTACTTTCCCCTCTCACCTTCTCCAGAAG GGCTACTGGGGAGAAAGATGTGAGGTTCAAAGTTCTTTACTGCGGAATCTGTCATTCCGATCTTCACGTTGTCAAAAACGAATGGGGATTTACCAAGTACCCGATTACTCCAGG GCATGAGATTGTGGGTGTGGTGACAGAAGTAGGAAGCAAAGTGGAGAAATTCAAAATTGGGGACAAAGTTGGGGTTGGATGCTTGGTGGGATCATGCAGATCATGCCAAGGTTGTGTTACTGACTATGAACAGTATTGCCCGAAGAATGTGGCTACTTACGGTACCCCGAGTTACGATGGTACACAGACGTACGGTGGGTACTCTGATCACATGGTTGCAGATGAGCATTTTGTTCTCCGTTGGCCGGAGAATTTGCCACTTGATGCTGGTGCGCCGTTGCTATGTGCTGGGATCACAACTTACAGCCCTCTCAGGTACTTTGGATTGGACAAGCCTGGTACGAAAGTGGGTGTGGTTGGTCTCGGTGGGCTCGGTCATGTTGCTGTGAAGATGGCTAAGGCTTTCGGGGCAGAAGTTACTGTTTTCAGTACCACCCCTGCTAAGGAGAAAGAAGCAATTGAGGGACTTAAAGCTGATCATTTCATAAACAGTAAAGATGAGCATCAGATGCAG GCTGCTAGGGGTACACTCGATGGCATCATCGATACAGTGTCCGGAAATCATCCGATTGCACCATTGCTTAATGCACTTACACCCCATGGAAAGCTTGTTCTTGTTGGTTTACCAGAGAAACCACTTGATGTTTCAGCGTTTTCTTTGATCATGG GGAGGAAGACTCTTGCTGGTAGTAGCATTGGTGGACTCAAAGAGACTCAAGAGATGCTTGATTTTGCAGCAAAGCATGGGATAACTGCTGATATAGAGATTATCCCGATAGACTATGTGAACACAGCGATGGAGCGGCTGGTAAAATCTGATGTAAGGTATCGATTTGTCATCGATGTAGCCAACTCGATCAAGGCTGAAAAGGTTGATTCATAA